In the genome of Oncorhynchus mykiss isolate Arlee chromosome 18, USDA_OmykA_1.1, whole genome shotgun sequence, one region contains:
- the LOC110496450 gene encoding sclerostin domain-containing protein 1: MLLTTSVFQLALFCLLISNCPAAKNSDTEKLNAQLISTVQDTPSSNVSMNQARNGGRRLTSAARKEQGQAQSQVGCRELRSTKYISDGQCTSLNPVKELVCAGECLPSHLLPNWIGSGPGYTGKFWSRREAQEWRCVIDRTRTQRISLQCQDGRSRTYKITVVTSCKCKRYSRQNNDSGNGKSELEVRQAQGQGSTLQGPKRRKGKEGKNGRSGQEDWAEEQPKKY, encoded by the exons CAGCTGCCAAGAACAGCGATACGGAAAAGTTAAACGCTCAGTTGATCAGTACCGTCCAGGATACACCGAGTAGTAATGTATCAATGAATCAAGCACGCAACGGAGGAAGGCGTTTGACCAGCGCTGCGCGGAAAG AGCAGGGTCAGGCACAGAGCCAGGTGGGCTGCAGAGAGCTGCGTTCCACCAAGTACATCTCAGATGGTCAGTGCACCAGCTTGAACCCGGTCAAGGAGCTGGTGTGTGCCGGGGAGTGTCTTCCCTCCCACCTACTGCCCAACTGGATCGGCTCCGGTCCCGGCTACACCGGAAAGTTCTGGAGCCGCAGGGAGGCCCAGGAGTGGCGCTGCGTCATCGACCGGACCCGGACCCAGCGCATCAGCCTGCAGTGTCAGGACGGAAGGTCCAGGACCTATAAGATCACTGTGGTTACTTCCTGCAAGTGTAAACGCTACTCCAGGCAGAACAATGACTCAGGGAATGGGAAGTCAGAGCTGGAGGTCAGGCAGGCCCAGGGCCAGGGCTCCACACTCCAGGGGCccaagaggaggaagggaaaggaagggaagAATGGACGTTCTGGGCAGGAGGACTGGGCAGAAGAACAGCCTAAAAAATACTGA